In Nicotiana tabacum cultivar K326 chromosome 21, ASM71507v2, whole genome shotgun sequence, one DNA window encodes the following:
- the LOC107768294 gene encoding F-box protein At3g07870 isoform X2 — protein sequence MCLYFGIMDGETKNQKCQSDQASPRYGFNCLPQEIVIDIASRLPITSLVPFKFACKSFHNLLHDKKLVNLHLSRVAKNDPCIIFHTDNPLRKRLYFLEFSDHGREEVVRKISTPFANSVPEFKVVDSCNGLLCICTSAYSDSLYVYNPFTRDYKELPETVEFGVQKMIFGFGFHPVTKEYKVIKIINCANMYFNDHWRYRRFRVPYTGKSDIQVLSLGSNRWRSIGEVDYRIDPSSQGIMLNGKMHWFTRFGMYYGHRDRIIVSFDLADEVFGEVPKNDFDVKPRIGNFHLAVLGDCLAVALTLPRQNGGGIEIWVMKEYNVKESWVKEFIFGAYTPTPNFVTQYLQPLVKVLCMLKNGQLLLEYKGGNLVLYDPQNGVFRTLKFQGMPNLFQTYVHVGCLNWIDISPADLLQN from the coding sequence ACCTCAAGAAATTGTTATTGACATAGCTTCCCGACTTCCCATAACATCTTTAGTCCCATTCAAGTTTGCTTGCAAGTCATTTCACAACTTGTTACATGATAAAAAGCTTGTGAATTTGCACCTGTCTCGTGTGGCAAAGAACGATCCTTGCATTATTTTTCACACAGATAATCCTTTAAGGAAACGACTCTACTTTCTTGAATTTTCAGATCATGGTCGGGAAGAGGTTGTGAGGAAAATCAGCACCCCTTTTGCAAACTCTGTGCCTGAATTTAAGGTGGTCGACTCATGTAACGGACTATTGTGCATATGTACTTCTGCGTATAGTGATTCACTTTATGTGTACAATCCTTTTACAAGAGACTACAAAGAGCTACCTGAGACGGTAGAATTTGGTGTGCAGAAAATGATTTTTGGATTTGGTTTTCATCCTGTTACCAAAGAGTACAAGGTGATCAAGATCATAAATTGTGCCAATATGTATTTTAATGACCACTGGCGCTATCGTAGATTCAGGGTTCCCTACACTGGTAAATCAGATATTCAAGTACTTAGTCTTGGTAGCAACAGATGGAGAAGTATAGGGGAAGTTGATTACCGTATTGATCCAAGTTCTCAAGGAATTATGTTAAATGGCAAGATGCATTGGTTTACTCGATTTGGGATGTATTATGGACATCGTGACAGGATCATCGTTTCCTTTGATTTAGCTGATGAAGTATTTGGAGAGGTGCCAAAAAATGATTTTGATGTAAAGCCAAGAATTGGCAACTTTCATCTAGCAGTTCTTGGAGATTGTCTTGCTGTTGCTCTAACTTTGCCTCGCCAAAATGGTGGAGGAATAGAAATTTGGGTAATGAAAGAATACAATGTGAAAGAGTCTTGGGTGAAGGAGTTCATATTTGGAGCTTATACACCAACTCCAAATTTCGTCactcaatatttgcaaccattggTGAAAGTTCTATGCATGTTAAAGAATGGACAACTATTGCTCGAGTACAAAGGCGGCAATTTGGTTTTATATGATCCTCAAAATGGTGTCTTTAGGACACTAAAGTTTCAGGGGATGCCTAATTTGTTTCAGACATATGTTCATGTGGGTTGCCTTAATTGGATTGATATCTCACCTGCAGATCTTTTACAAAATTAG
- the LOC107768294 gene encoding F-box protein At3g07870 isoform X3 has translation MDGETKNQKCQSDQASPRYGFNCLPQEIVIDIASRLPITSLVPFKFACKSFHNLLHDKKLVNLHLSRVAKNDPCIIFHTDNPLRKRLYFLEFSDHGREEVVRKISTPFANSVPEFKVVDSCNGLLCICTSAYSDSLYVYNPFTRDYKELPETVEFGVQKMIFGFGFHPVTKEYKVIKIINCANMYFNDHWRYRRFRVPYTGKSDIQVLSLGSNRWRSIGEVDYRIDPSSQGIMLNGKMHWFTRFGMYYGHRDRIIVSFDLADEVFGEVPKNDFDVKPRIGNFHLAVLGDCLAVALTLPRQNGGGIEIWVMKEYNVKESWVKEFIFGAYTPTPNFVTQYLQPLVKVLCMLKNGQLLLEYKGGNLVLYDPQNGVFRTLKFQGMPNLFQTYVHVGCLNWIDISPADLLQN, from the coding sequence ACCTCAAGAAATTGTTATTGACATAGCTTCCCGACTTCCCATAACATCTTTAGTCCCATTCAAGTTTGCTTGCAAGTCATTTCACAACTTGTTACATGATAAAAAGCTTGTGAATTTGCACCTGTCTCGTGTGGCAAAGAACGATCCTTGCATTATTTTTCACACAGATAATCCTTTAAGGAAACGACTCTACTTTCTTGAATTTTCAGATCATGGTCGGGAAGAGGTTGTGAGGAAAATCAGCACCCCTTTTGCAAACTCTGTGCCTGAATTTAAGGTGGTCGACTCATGTAACGGACTATTGTGCATATGTACTTCTGCGTATAGTGATTCACTTTATGTGTACAATCCTTTTACAAGAGACTACAAAGAGCTACCTGAGACGGTAGAATTTGGTGTGCAGAAAATGATTTTTGGATTTGGTTTTCATCCTGTTACCAAAGAGTACAAGGTGATCAAGATCATAAATTGTGCCAATATGTATTTTAATGACCACTGGCGCTATCGTAGATTCAGGGTTCCCTACACTGGTAAATCAGATATTCAAGTACTTAGTCTTGGTAGCAACAGATGGAGAAGTATAGGGGAAGTTGATTACCGTATTGATCCAAGTTCTCAAGGAATTATGTTAAATGGCAAGATGCATTGGTTTACTCGATTTGGGATGTATTATGGACATCGTGACAGGATCATCGTTTCCTTTGATTTAGCTGATGAAGTATTTGGAGAGGTGCCAAAAAATGATTTTGATGTAAAGCCAAGAATTGGCAACTTTCATCTAGCAGTTCTTGGAGATTGTCTTGCTGTTGCTCTAACTTTGCCTCGCCAAAATGGTGGAGGAATAGAAATTTGGGTAATGAAAGAATACAATGTGAAAGAGTCTTGGGTGAAGGAGTTCATATTTGGAGCTTATACACCAACTCCAAATTTCGTCactcaatatttgcaaccattggTGAAAGTTCTATGCATGTTAAAGAATGGACAACTATTGCTCGAGTACAAAGGCGGCAATTTGGTTTTATATGATCCTCAAAATGGTGTCTTTAGGACACTAAAGTTTCAGGGGATGCCTAATTTGTTTCAGACATATGTTCATGTGGGTTGCCTTAATTGGATTGATATCTCACCTGCAGATCTTTTACAAAATTAG
- the LOC142175340 gene encoding F-box protein At3g07870-like, with product MDHFTTDLQAEKLVFEFAFHPITKEYKVIKIVNYAILYHDDPWLLPISTSEVQVFTLGGNSWRSIGEASYKINGSQGYMLNRKMHWLTRLGSCHGRHDRLIVSFDLAEEVFGEVPKVDFNLDLRIGKFHLAVLRGCLAVSVTLPHQNGGGTDIWLMKEYNVKESWVKEYIIEAYTPTPNSVTQHLVRVEEWRALASVRRWPGVFINI from the coding sequence ATGGACCACTTCACAACAGACCTTCAGGCAGAAAAATTGGTCTTTGAATTTGCTTTTCATCCGATTACCAAAGAGTACAAGGTGATCAAGATCGTAAATTATGCCATTTTGTATCATGATGACCCTTGGCTCCTTCCAATTAGTACTTCAGAAGTTCAAGTATTTACTCTTGGTGGCAATAGTTGGAGAAGCATAGGGGAAGCTAGTTACAAGATTAATGGTTCACAAGGATATATGTTAAACAGAAAGATGCATTGGTTGACTCGATTAGGAAGCTGCCATGGACGTCATGACAGGCTTATCGTTTCCTTTGATTTAGCTGAAGAGGTATTTGGTGAAGTACCAAAGGTTGATTTTAACCTCGACCTAAGAATTGGCAAGTTTCATCTTGCAGTTCTTCGAGGTTGTCTTGCTGTTTCTGTAACTTTGCCTCACCAAAATGGGGGAGGAACAGACATTTGGCTAATGAAAGAATACAATGTGAAAGAGTCATGGGTGAAGGAGTACATAATCGAGGCTTATACACCAACTCCAAATTCTGTCACTCAGCATTTGGTGAGAGTTGAAGAATGGAGAGCTCTTGCTTCAGTACGAAGGTGGCCTGGTGTTTTCATTAACATATAA